From Anopheles arabiensis isolate DONGOLA chromosome 3, AaraD3, whole genome shotgun sequence, a single genomic window includes:
- the LOC120900107 gene encoding parkin coregulated gene protein homolog — MAKSASFLFEVRPLSGSVKAKPVRSVKSASAAMRPVPAFSIESLQKNTYVMGPPKAQKQRYMIQPKATSFRMYYERGDLPIKMEYLTGGDKIAWTVDIDKLDYGLYLPLFFDGLSETRHPYKTYARQGVQDLLSHGGDKIYPVIPQLIIPIKNALNTRNVEVMCVTLKIIQQLVMSSDLIGPALVPFYRQLLPMFNAYKVKNINSGDAIDYGQKNNMNVGDLIDETLQVLERHGGEDAFINIKYMVPTYESCYLN, encoded by the exons ATGGCAAAATCTGCATCCTTCCTGTTTGAGGTCCGGCCGCTGTCGGGCTCGGTTAAGGCGAAACCCGTCCGCAGTGTCAAGAGTGCCTCGGCTGCAATGCGACCCGTTCCGGCATTTTCGATCGAATCGCTCCAGAAGAACACCTACGTAATGGGGCCACCGAAGGCACAGAAGC AACGGTACATGATACAGCCGAAGGCGACATCGTTTCGGATGTACTACGAGCGGGGCGATCTGCCGATCAAGATGGAGTATCTGACCGGTGGCGATAAGATCGCCTGGACGGTCGACATCGACAAGCTGGACTACGGCCTGTATCTGCCCCTGTTCTTTGACGGGCTGTCGGAAACGCGCCACCCGTACAAAACGTACGCCCGGCAGGGTGTGCAGGATCTGCTGTCGCACGGCGGCGACAAGATCTATCCCGTCATTCCGCAGCTAATTATACCGATTAAGA ATGCGCTCAACACGCGCAACGTGGAGGTGATGTGTGTTACGCTGAAAATTATTCAACAGCTCGTCATGTCGTCCGATCTCATAGGGCCCGCGCTCGTGCCGTTCTACCGCCAGCTGCTGCCAATGTTTAACGCCTACAAGGTGAAAAACA TCAACTCGGGCGATGCCATCGACTACGGGCAAAAGAACAACATGAACGTGGGCGATCTAATTGACGAGACGCTGCAGGTGCTGGAGCGGCACGGCGGCGAGGACGCGTTCATCAACATTAAGTACATGGTACCGACGTACGAGTCATGCTATCTGAATTAA